In uncultured Ilyobacter sp., a genomic segment contains:
- the dxs gene encoding 1-deoxy-D-xylulose-5-phosphate synthase → MNIKNMNINQIEKLAQEIREQLIDVVSKNGGHLAPNLGVVELTLALHKVFDSPKDKILFDVGHQSYVHKIVTGRNEEFSTLRKRGGIGPFLNPEESEHDAFISGHAGSGLSAASGIAAANPDSKIIVVVGDASIANGTSLEALNDIGGRFKNIIILLNDNEMSIGENVGSLSRFFSKLLVSKTYMNLKDEVRTLVRKAKIGKRVGGVLKRAEHSVKQFFAPMSICEDLGFKFLGVIDGHDSKELIETFEKAKTMEGPILIHVKTKKGKGYSFAEKNQEKFHGISPFDVQTGNVRKGSPSYSQIFGEKICQMGEEDKDIYAISAAMVKGTGLVNFFEKFPERSHNVGIAEGHAVTFAGGLAISGKKPYVAIYSTFLQRAYSQLIHDISLQNLPVRFIVDRAGIVGEDGKTHQGVYDISYFLSIEGFTVIAPTTCRELEEALEISRNYTKGPMAIRIPRSICYDIEGDNPLQFGQWKEMEKGEKNLYIATGSMLKELMVIKDELCKRGIGGTIVSAAFISPLDENYLVDNVKNYDNIFVLEEAYDKNSFGTSILEFLNHRGLYKKLYKISLESAKIPHGKRDDLLFENGLRGSKLVDRIEGCINANK, encoded by the coding sequence ATGAATATAAAAAATATGAACATAAATCAAATTGAAAAACTAGCCCAAGAGATAAGGGAACAGCTCATAGATGTTGTAAGTAAAAACGGGGGACATTTAGCTCCTAATCTAGGAGTCGTAGAATTAACTCTTGCACTTCATAAAGTTTTTGATTCTCCTAAGGATAAAATACTTTTTGACGTAGGACATCAGTCTTATGTTCATAAGATTGTCACAGGAAGGAATGAAGAATTTTCCACCCTCAGAAAAAGAGGAGGGATAGGACCATTTCTAAATCCCGAGGAGAGTGAACATGATGCCTTTATATCAGGTCATGCAGGTTCTGGACTTTCTGCTGCTAGCGGGATAGCAGCAGCGAATCCAGACTCAAAAATCATAGTGGTGGTGGGAGATGCGTCTATAGCAAACGGAACCTCTTTAGAGGCTTTAAATGATATAGGAGGCAGATTCAAAAACATTATAATTCTTCTAAATGACAATGAGATGTCTATAGGGGAGAATGTGGGATCACTTTCTAGATTTTTTTCAAAACTCCTGGTAAGTAAGACTTATATGAACCTCAAGGATGAAGTGAGAACTCTCGTGAGAAAAGCTAAAATTGGAAAAAGAGTGGGAGGTGTCTTGAAAAGGGCAGAACACTCTGTAAAACAATTTTTTGCTCCTATGAGCATATGTGAAGACCTTGGATTTAAATTTTTAGGAGTAATTGACGGCCACGACTCAAAGGAGCTTATTGAAACTTTTGAAAAGGCCAAAACTATGGAAGGCCCCATACTGATACATGTGAAAACTAAAAAAGGCAAGGGGTATTCATTTGCTGAGAAAAATCAGGAAAAATTTCATGGAATATCTCCCTTTGATGTGCAGACTGGGAATGTGAGAAAAGGATCACCATCTTATTCTCAAATATTTGGCGAAAAGATCTGCCAGATGGGAGAGGAAGATAAGGATATCTATGCAATATCGGCTGCTATGGTTAAGGGGACAGGGTTAGTTAATTTTTTTGAAAAATTCCCAGAAAGAAGCCACAATGTAGGTATAGCTGAAGGACACGCCGTAACCTTTGCAGGTGGCCTGGCTATATCGGGAAAAAAGCCCTATGTTGCAATATATTCGACTTTTCTTCAAAGGGCTTACAGCCAACTAATACATGATATCTCACTGCAAAATCTTCCGGTGAGATTTATAGTAGACAGAGCTGGAATAGTAGGAGAAGACGGTAAAACTCATCAGGGAGTCTACGATATAAGTTATTTTCTGAGTATAGAGGGATTTACTGTCATCGCACCAACTACATGCAGAGAATTAGAAGAGGCTCTAGAGATATCTAGAAACTACACAAAAGGGCCTATGGCCATAAGAATACCGAGGTCCATCTGCTATGACATAGAGGGAGACAATCCCCTGCAGTTTGGCCAATGGAAAGAGATGGAAAAAGGCGAAAAGAATCTCTATATAGCAACAGGGAGTATGTTAAAGGAACTCATGGTAATCAAAGATGAACTTTGCAAGAGAGGTATAGGGGGAACCATTGTGAGTGCTGCTTTCATAAGCCCTCTAGATGAAAATTATTTGGTTGATAATGTGAAAAATTATGATAATATTTTTGTTTTGGAAGAAGCCTATGACAAAAATTCCTTTGGAACTTCTATTTTAGAATTTTTAAATCACCGGGGATTGTATAAAAAACTTTATAAAATCTCCCTTGAAAGTGCTAAAATACCTCATGGGAAAAGGGATGATCTCCTCTTTGAAAATGGTCTTAGAGGAAGTAAATTAGTTGATAGGATAGAAGGGTGTATAAATGCAAATAAATAA
- a CDS encoding divergent PAP2 family protein, whose product MKPGIIFGNRIIDVVFIAWFIAQFYKVISAIIFDKKLDIKRFWGTGGMPSSHSSTATSLATSIAIVEGMSSSYFAIAVIFSGIVMYDAAGIRRAAGKQAGVLNKIVERLTQKIEERIHDENLKELLGHTPFEVLIGALLGIVVGLVMKKYLLA is encoded by the coding sequence ATGAAACCAGGGATAATTTTTGGGAATAGGATAATCGATGTTGTATTTATTGCGTGGTTTATAGCTCAATTTTACAAGGTAATAAGTGCCATAATTTTTGATAAAAAATTGGATATTAAGAGGTTTTGGGGTACTGGTGGGATGCCTAGTTCTCACTCCTCTACTGCCACGTCTCTAGCTACATCTATAGCCATAGTGGAAGGTATGTCTAGCAGCTACTTTGCAATTGCAGTAATTTTTTCTGGAATAGTTATGTATGACGCTGCTGGAATAAGAAGAGCCGCTGGGAAACAAGCTGGGGTACTGAACAAGATAGTAGAAAGACTTACTCAGAAAATTGAGGAAAGAATTCATGATGAGAATCTCAAAGAACTACTAGGACATACACCATTTGAAGTTTTGATAGGTGCTCTTCTAGGAATTGTAGTGGGACTTGTGATGAAAAAATATCTGCTCGCCTAA
- the yhbY gene encoding ribosome assembly RNA-binding protein YhbY: MKLNSKQRDFLRKEAHDLDPIVRIGKEGMSDNLVDSFLQAIESRELIKVKILQNSEVDKKEVAFELAEKTGSELVGIIGKTLIFYKENKDNPVVSEVMRKI, encoded by the coding sequence ATGAAACTTAACAGCAAACAGAGAGATTTTTTGAGAAAAGAGGCCCACGACTTAGATCCTATCGTGAGAATAGGTAAAGAGGGAATGTCGGATAATCTTGTGGATAGTTTTCTTCAGGCAATAGAGTCTAGAGAACTTATCAAGGTAAAAATCCTTCAGAACTCTGAAGTGGACAAAAAAGAGGTCGCATTTGAACTCGCAGAAAAAACTGGATCTGAACTTGTGGGAATAATAGGTAAGACACTGATATTTTATAAGGAAAACAAAGACAATCCTGTTGTTTCAGAGGTAATGAGAAAAATCTAA
- a CDS encoding ribonuclease J, protein MSIKNQQKEVHGKGPVVRREKNTDMKKPRPEENAVAKTAGNSEVAKAKKEEKMYVIPLGGLDEIGKNMTLVQYRDEIIILDAGLTFPDDELLGIDLVIPDFSYIESNKNKIKGLFITHGHEDHIGGIPYLYNKIDKSVPMYGGKLTLALAKSKFDNPGFSKVLPKMKEIKGRSKIKVGKYFTVEFIKVTHSIADAYALAVTTPAGVIVHTGDFKIDLTPVDGVGVDFSRLAQLGDQGVDLLLSDSTNSEVEGFTPSEKSVGEAFRQEFEKAKGRIIAASFASHIHRLQQIIDVAHQFKRKIAIDGRSMVRVFEIASKLGYLKIPEGLMVSLHEVGKLKEDKVVILCTGTQGEPLAALSRIAKDMHKHIKLRKGDTVIISATPIPGNERAVYNNINNLLKHDAEVVFRKIAGIHVSGHASKDEQKLMLNLIKPKNFMPVHGEYKMLKAHKQTAIETGVDENQILIAVNGSKIEVTKSYAKIAGKVSAGAILVDGLGVGDIGNIVLRDRQQLGQDGVVIVVLTISKETGMILAGPDIVTRGFVYSRESEKMINEAALCIKEKLKSYEEKKITEWAALKTVTKDVASKYFYDKIQRNPVILPIIMEV, encoded by the coding sequence ATGAGCATAAAAAATCAACAAAAAGAGGTCCATGGAAAGGGACCTGTTGTACGTAGAGAAAAAAATACAGATATGAAAAAACCTAGACCGGAAGAGAACGCTGTAGCTAAAACAGCTGGGAATTCCGAGGTTGCAAAAGCAAAAAAAGAGGAGAAAATGTATGTGATTCCTCTAGGGGGACTAGATGAAATAGGTAAAAATATGACACTGGTTCAATATAGAGATGAGATAATCATATTAGACGCTGGACTTACTTTCCCAGACGATGAACTTCTTGGAATCGACCTTGTAATTCCTGATTTTTCATATATTGAAAGCAATAAGAACAAGATAAAAGGTTTGTTTATAACCCATGGGCATGAGGATCACATAGGTGGAATTCCTTACTTATACAATAAAATAGATAAGTCAGTTCCTATGTATGGGGGAAAGCTCACCTTGGCTCTAGCAAAATCAAAGTTTGATAATCCTGGATTTTCAAAGGTACTTCCTAAAATGAAAGAGATAAAGGGAAGAAGTAAAATAAAGGTAGGTAAATATTTTACCGTTGAATTCATAAAGGTAACTCACTCGATAGCTGATGCCTATGCCCTTGCAGTAACAACACCTGCAGGAGTTATAGTCCATACTGGAGATTTTAAAATAGATCTTACCCCTGTAGATGGGGTGGGAGTTGACTTTTCAAGACTAGCACAGCTAGGAGATCAGGGAGTAGACCTTCTTCTTTCTGACTCTACCAACTCAGAAGTAGAGGGATTCACCCCTTCTGAGAAAAGTGTAGGAGAGGCCTTCAGGCAGGAATTTGAAAAAGCAAAGGGAAGGATAATCGCAGCCTCTTTTGCTTCTCATATACACAGGCTTCAACAGATAATAGATGTGGCTCACCAATTCAAAAGAAAAATAGCCATAGACGGCAGAAGTATGGTGAGAGTTTTTGAAATAGCTTCTAAGCTGGGATATTTAAAAATACCAGAAGGACTTATGGTTTCTCTTCATGAAGTGGGGAAATTAAAAGAGGACAAGGTAGTTATTCTGTGTACAGGTACACAGGGAGAACCACTCGCTGCACTGTCTAGAATAGCTAAAGACATGCATAAACATATAAAGCTCAGAAAGGGAGATACTGTAATAATATCTGCAACTCCAATACCTGGAAATGAAAGGGCTGTATATAATAATATAAACAATCTATTAAAACATGATGCAGAAGTAGTATTTAGGAAAATAGCCGGGATACACGTATCGGGGCATGCTAGTAAAGATGAGCAGAAACTTATGCTAAATCTTATAAAACCCAAAAACTTTATGCCTGTACATGGAGAATATAAGATGCTCAAGGCTCATAAGCAAACGGCCATTGAGACAGGGGTAGACGAGAATCAGATACTTATCGCAGTAAACGGAAGTAAAATAGAGGTTACTAAATCCTATGCTAAAATAGCTGGGAAGGTAAGTGCCGGAGCCATTCTTGTAGACGGACTAGGAGTAGGGGATATCGGTAATATCGTCCTTCGTGACAGACAACAGTTAGGACAAGATGGTGTGGTTATAGTCGTTCTAACAATATCTAAAGAAACAGGAATGATACTGGCAGGACCAGACATAGTGACAAGAGGTTTCGTATATTCTAGAGAGTCTGAAAAGATGATAAATGAGGCCGCTTTATGCATCAAAGAAAAGCTGAAATCTTATGAAGAAAAGAAAATCACAGAATGGGCAGCCTTGAAAACTGTGACAAAAGATGTAGCGTCTAAGTATTTTTATGATAAAATTCAGAGAAACCCGGTAATTTTACCGATAATAATGGAAGTATAG